The Propionispora hippei DSM 15287 genome includes a window with the following:
- a CDS encoding DUF502 domain-containing protein: MNRISKYFINGLIVIVPIAITAFVVVQIFSMAEDLLGRHLPVHFPGIGIVTVVILLVVTGWLSSYWILKRLLEFGERLLDSIPIVKFIYKSIKQLSTAVFESQHLFKQAVLVPYPHPGAKSIGFIMSELSEPMAEALDGEHVCVYVPMSFNLTNGFNILVPKKDIIVLDITSESALQYIFTAGTIMPVRHDVQK, from the coding sequence ATGAATCGAATTTCCAAATATTTCATCAATGGCTTGATTGTGATTGTTCCCATTGCCATTACCGCTTTTGTTGTTGTACAGATTTTTTCCATGGCCGAAGATCTGCTGGGACGACATCTGCCGGTACATTTTCCTGGTATCGGGATTGTTACGGTGGTCATCCTGCTGGTTGTGACGGGTTGGCTATCTTCGTATTGGATATTGAAACGTCTTTTGGAATTTGGCGAGCGATTGCTGGATTCCATTCCCATAGTAAAGTTTATTTACAAAAGCATCAAACAATTATCTACGGCTGTTTTTGAATCACAGCATCTGTTTAAACAGGCTGTTCTGGTGCCTTATCCTCATCCGGGGGCAAAGTCAATCGGCTTTATTATGTCGGAACTTTCCGAACCGATGGCGGAAGCTTTGGACGGAGAACATGTCTGTGTCTATGTTCCGATGAGTTTTAATTTAACCAACGGCTTTAATATTCTGGTACCTAAGAAGGATATAATAGTTTTAGACATTACCAGTGAGAGTGCACTGCAGTATATTTTTACAGCAGGAACCATTATGCCGGTCCGGCATGATGTGCAAAAATAG
- a CDS encoding hemolysin family protein, whose product MALLLVFLNGFFVIAEFSLVKVRKTRLEELAHQGNSRAALALKVVSGFDTYLGATQLGITLASLALGWLGEPAVASLLVSLFNDILPDNYYWLASTVSVALGFIFITFLHIVLGELVPKSLAIQKTEEVALFSVWPLYIFHKIGYPVILLFNQAAQAFLAILGIKAAKEAELTHSEEELRMLVSASHRGGVLDQMESELIDNVFDFADRLAREVMIPRQDMVCLFVDDSYEENLRVVREASHTRFPLCIEDKDHVIGMVHLRDLMDFDLCNSENKDLKTIMREILVVPEGMSVAKLLQVMRRKRIHLAVVADEYGGTAGLVALEDVIEEIVGDIQDEHDEIVDVEIQRLEEGSYEFDGRVLLDDVTDILHIELEDHEEDTIGGYIFGLLGRKPEIGDTVNIGAYVFEVLKVNGFRIVRVKAKQLPGPSVDDDELISQ is encoded by the coding sequence TTGGCTTTGTTATTGGTTTTTCTGAATGGTTTTTTTGTTATTGCTGAATTTTCGCTGGTAAAAGTAAGAAAGACCCGCTTGGAGGAACTGGCTCATCAGGGCAATAGCCGGGCTGCTTTGGCTCTGAAGGTGGTGTCGGGCTTTGACACCTACCTGGGCGCCACTCAGTTGGGGATTACTTTGGCTTCGCTGGCTCTAGGCTGGCTGGGGGAACCTGCCGTGGCGTCATTGCTGGTGTCTCTGTTTAACGACATTCTGCCGGACAATTATTATTGGCTGGCGTCCACCGTCAGTGTGGCTCTTGGGTTTATATTTATTACCTTTCTGCATATTGTATTGGGCGAATTGGTGCCCAAATCACTGGCTATTCAAAAGACTGAGGAAGTCGCTTTATTTTCTGTGTGGCCCTTATATATTTTTCATAAAATCGGGTATCCTGTTATTTTACTGTTCAATCAGGCAGCGCAGGCATTTTTGGCCATCCTGGGGATTAAAGCCGCGAAAGAGGCTGAATTGACCCATTCGGAAGAAGAACTGCGCATGCTGGTAAGCGCCAGCCACCGTGGCGGTGTACTAGATCAAATGGAAAGCGAACTGATTGACAATGTGTTTGATTTTGCCGACCGTCTGGCCCGGGAAGTTATGATTCCGCGCCAGGATATGGTGTGCCTGTTTGTTGATGATTCTTACGAAGAGAATCTGCGGGTAGTCCGGGAAGCCAGCCATACGCGGTTTCCGCTTTGCATTGAGGATAAAGACCATGTGATCGGTATGGTTCATTTAAGAGATTTGATGGATTTTGATCTATGCAATTCTGAAAATAAAGATTTGAAGACCATCATGCGGGAGATTCTGGTCGTCCCGGAAGGAATGTCGGTAGCAAAACTTTTGCAGGTCATGCGGCGGAAACGAATCCATCTTGCGGTGGTAGCCGATGAGTATGGCGGGACGGCAGGCTTGGTGGCATTGGAAGACGTCATTGAAGAAATTGTCGGCGATATCCAGGATGAACACGATGAAATTGTCGATGTGGAAATTCAACGGCTGGAAGAAGGCAGTTACGAGTTTGACGGACGGGTGCTTCTTGATGATGTTACGGATATTTTGCATATCGAATTGGAAGACCACGAGGAAGATACGATCGGCGGGTATATTTTCGGCCTGTTAGGCCGCAAGCCGGAAATCGGTGATACAGTAAATATTGGTGCCTATGTCTTTGAAGTATTAAAAGTTAATGGATTTCGCATAGTAAGAGTGAAGGCAAAACAATTGCCGGGGCCTTCTGTGGATGACGATGAGTTAATAAGCCAATAA